ACGGGCAGACCCCAACACCTGGTCCTGGGTGGAAGATCCCCAATCTCAAGCCATCTCCAGCCAGCAGCCGGTCATGGTGCAGTGCCAGGAGGCTCAGATGGTGGTAACAGTGCACAGGGACCTCTTTGGCACTGGCCGCTTGGTCAACGTGGCCGACCTGACACTGGGGCCAGCGGCATGCAAGCATTCCTCACTGAACCCTGCCCACAACACTGTCACCTTCACTGCTGGTCTCCACGAGTGCGGCAGCATCGTGCAGGTAAGACCTTCTTCCCCTCGCTGCTTCCCCTCGTCACAGGATTCTACCTAGCATGGCCCCTGGAGTGGCTGCAGGACCGTGCACTGGGCATCCCCTGTGATGTTGGGGGGCGCTCTGCGTGCTGGATGTAGAGCATTATCAAGGAACACCCTATGGGAAGAACAAGCAGCtatttcccccaaacctgtttttCCCCAAAGCTGCTTTGCCCTTTCATCTGGAGACATGCCGATGGTGCAAAGTCCCCACGTCAGCCCCATTTCACTTGTGTTTTGGCCCACTAGGAAGTTTAACTTGCTGAGAACAGAGTGGGGCTCCTTCTCCATCCCCTTTTCCCTGGCTTTTTCCCCCTTGCTAGGATTTCCCCAGCATTTCCCTGCTGGGAAAGGGTGGCTACATGGCTcggtgggggtgggaggaggagtgGCCTCTCCAATAGCTTCTCAATGCTTTTCTGTCCAGATCACGCCGGATTCCCTCATCTACCGCACGCTCCTCAACTatgaccccagccctgccagcaacCCTGTCATCATCCGCAGCAACCCCGCTGTCATCCCCATTGAGTGCCACTACCCCAGGTAAGGGCTCCCCATCCTTAGTACCCTCCACCCCAGTTCCCAGGGACCAGCACAGGGCTGTGTCCTGATGCAAGGTGGTTCTTGCCCAGGAGGGAGAATGTGAGCAGCAATGCCATCCGGCCCACCTGGGCTCCCTTCAGCTCCACGCTGtcagcagaagagaggctggTGTTCTCCCTGCGCCTCATGAATGGTAGGTAGGAAGCTATCCTGACCTGCCGACAGGGATTTTCCACCTTTTTCCCAGGGTGGGGGAGCTCAAGGACCCAGAACCCTGCTGGGGAAGCCAACCCATCCCATGGCAAACACCAGCGCTCCTGCTTTTGGGCTGAGCCTTGGCTCTGATCCCATGGGAGCTTGAGACAGCTGGAGAACACACGCACACATCCCCGGTCACCCTTGTGCTGCCTTGCAGAGGACTGGAGTGCTGAGAGACCCTTCACTGGTTTCCAACTGGGTGATGTCCTCAACATCCAAGCGGAGGTGGGCACCGAGAGCCATGTGCCACTGCGGTTGTTTGTGGACAGCTGTGTGgctgccctgagccccagcaCTGACTCCTCACCCCACTACACCATCATCGACTTCAATGGGTGAGGCCCGGGGAcctgctggtggcagagctgggggtggACCTGCCGGGATGCTGACCACCCCTTTTCTACCCCAGGTGCCTGGTTGATGGGAGGTTGGATGACACCAGCTCTGCTTTCAtcaccccccggccccgggaggACATGCTGCGTTTCAGGATCGATGTGTTTAGGTTCGCAGGGGATGCCAGGAACCTGGTAAGGCTGCATGTCCCCCCCGCTAGCCCCAAACCAAGCTGGTATCCCCTGTGAGTGTGTCCACACCTatctcccctgccctccctgcagaTCTACATCACCTGCCACCTGAAGGTGACCCCAGTGGACCAAGCCCCGGACCCCCTGAACAAGGCTTGCTCCTTCAACAAAGCTAGAAACATGTGAGTAGCCACCGCGCTGGGATGGGGCACGCCTGGGCAGATCCCCACCAGCATCCCACAGCCCCCTGTGTGGCACGGGTATGCATCATGGACCCAGACTCAGGGGGCACAAATGCTCCGTAAGTGCTGGTGGGGGAGGCTCCAGTGAGGATGCTcccatcctgctgcagctgggcaccCGTGGAAGGCACCCGGGacatctgcagctgctgtgagaCGGGCAACTGTGAGTCCCCTGCGCTCTCCCGGAGGCTCAATCACCTGGAGCGATGGCCTGGCCGCCGCTTCCGCCGCCATGATGCCAATGGTAAGGTTCCTGTGGGGATGGAGGAGACAACCTGAGGTTGCTGGGTAAGCCCACCTtattgctccttcctcctcagggaaAGAGGCTGAAGCTGATGTGGTTATTGGCCCCGTGTTCCTCTCGAGGGACCTGGCTGCCAtaggagagcagcaggagggaggtcAGGGTGAGTCCCCACCGGCTGCGGCCCCATGGCATGACCCCGGTGACAAGTACTAACAGCTCCCCTTGGTTTTGCAGGTGGGGAGACAGCAGTGCTTGGCATGGGGACTGGGCTGATCTGCATGGCAGCTGGCATGGGTCTGGCCGGGGTGGTGCTGGCTGTCAGCATGGGGCGCAGGAGGTGCGCCCGTGCCTCAGCGTGAGTGTGGGGTGAGAGCTGAATAAAGCTTGGGAAATACAAACCGCCTCCGTGCTGCTCCCTCTGTGatggacaccctggggacaggcCTGGGCTTGGTGCACTCCAGGAGAGGGAGCATCCCTCCCTGACACGTGGCCatgggggtgccagagccccCAAGCTCCCCGGGGGCTCCCCTACATCTCCACCTGGGCTTGAGGCCTCTCTGGGCCTCAGTTCTAGGGTGGCCCCGCTGAGTCTGCATGGGTGACACTGGGGATAGCGTCCTTACCCAAGAGGAGCCCCAGCTGTGTCTACAGGCTTCCACTCACCGCTTCTGGGGCAGGAGAGAGCAGGGTGTGGGGGGCGCCGGCTCAGCCAGGGAGCGACCCCAATTCTTTTGAGATGGCGTGTTTGGGAGGGCCCTCCTAGAGAGGAGCAAGTGACGGCTCCTGGCagccagctggggagggggcggctggCGCTCCGTGGGAGGGCACGTCTCTTCGGCCCGCTCCTCGCTCCGCCCCTCCCGCTTAAGCCCTGCCCCGCCGTCACAGCCGTTCCCGGCGCGCCCCTGCTCCCCCCGGAGCGGCGGCTCCGGTCCCTTCTTCACCTGACGCCGGCGGCTCCCACGGCCCGCGTCgagcgccgcccgccccccagcccgggcagccccgcggcgggACAGCCGCCGGGCACCCGCTCCCGCGGGACAGCCGTTCCCGTCTCCCCCCTCCCGCGGGGAGTCCCGGGGAGCTGCGGGGCGGGCACCGGGGCCAGGAGCGGGCTCGGCGGGGCCGGGTCCCCGGTACCGCCCCGGAGGCCGGCGGGAGGCGGCTGCGGACTCCGCGGGGGCTGCCCAGGCCGAGCACGGCGGGGAGCTGCGCCCCGGGCCCGGGACGGGCCCCCCTGCCCGGGGGCGGCTGCGAGGCGCGGGCTGGGCCCtgccggggagccccggggccggggggctcaGGTGGGAACGCTCCTGcctggccccggccccggccccggccccggccccgacCCCGGCCACGGGCCCCGCACCCCCAGGGCACACAGTCCCAGCTCCAGCTCACGCACAGCTACGGCAGCTCCCGCCTGTCCCGGCTCCGCTGACGGACGCTCCGGCTCGGCATCAGTTCGGCTCCTGATGCGGACGCTGCAGGCAAGAGATGCTCCTGGCTGTTCCAGCTCCTTGCGGCTCCTGCTCATTGCAGTAACGCGGGATTTTGTTCAGCTCATCGCTGTGGCAGCTCCGGCTCATGGATGCTCTGGCTCTCCATCGTGTcggctccagccctgcagcagcgtCTCAGCCCCAGATGCTGCGCACTCCCGGTaagagctgctccagctgacGGATCCCCGTGGCTGCTCCCCCCTCGTGCTAACGCACCCTCTGCCTTGTTGCAGCTCCAGCTTCTTCAGCCCTGACTGACTGACGGACGCTCtggccccacagcagccccagctcatGCACACGCCAGCCGACAGACACCCCGGCCCGGTTCGGCTCCACCTCTCTCCATCTCAGCTCCCAAAGCTGTATACTCCGGGTAGGAGATGCTCCTGCTCCTTACAGCTCCAGCTCGCATCTGCTCCGGCTAATTGCACCAACTTGGGCTTCTCTCCAGCGCCTGGCTGTCACAGCTCTGCTGATGGACGCTCAACCCATGGCATTCCGGGGGCAGCTGAGGCACCAGAGACTCCAGGTCAGAGGCGCGCCACCTTCCTACAGCTCCAGtgtgccccagctcctgctgatgGACGCTCCAGCTTGGCATCAGCTCAGCTCCTGATGCCGCACGCTGCAGGTAAGACATGCTCCAGCTAAAGGGCGAGCTTGCTTGCTCCCTCTCTTGCTTGCATAGAAGCCGGTTCTTCCCCGGCTGGGGCAGGAGCCAAGGCTGCCTAGCATGGCCTTGCCAAGGGGATTTCCACTCTTATTTTAGTGGTGCCCCACATGGTGCCGGGAGGACCCTGATACAGAGGAGAGCAGGTGTATTTATGTCAAATACAGTTGTGTAGATTGATCACATCGCCCCCGTTGAGAGCTGGCCTCCTCAGTCACTATTGCTCGTGTAATCGGTACATTCCCATCCCATGTGGGTGTGGGTTTATGCTGGGTTCGGATCAGTCTGGGTTCTGGCCGTGGTTGTGTGCCTGGGTGTCACGGAAGGGTCAATCTTCTCTGGTGGTGGTGTGGGCGTGGGGTGTTCTCAGCCGGCAAGAGCTCTGCGGGTCACATCGCCCCCGAGGGAAAAGCCCTGAGCCCCGGGCAGTGCCTGCCTGCTGAGGGAGCTGTACCGCAGGTACCGGCTTGCCTTTCACGCACGCTAACGCACCCTCTGCCTTGTTGCAGCTCCAGCTCATACGCGCTCCGGCTTGTTCCTGCTCCAGCCAATGGACATCCCACCGcctttcagctccagctgctgcacgTTCTGGGTAAGGGATTCTCCTGCTCCTTACAGCACTGTGGGCTTTGTCCAGCTCCAGCTGATGGATGCTCCAGCCCTGTGTCATTCTGGGGACAGCTGAGGCACTGGACACTCCAGGCCTGAGGTGCTCCTGCTTCTTGCAGCTCCAGCCGATGGAAGCTCCTCTTGTTCCCTCCCCTGCTGATGGACGCTCCAGCTCTGCATCTCAGCTCCTGATGCTGCACGCTCTGG
This sequence is a window from Phalacrocorax carbo chromosome 7, bPhaCar2.1, whole genome shotgun sequence. Protein-coding genes within it:
- the LOC104053061 gene encoding zona pellucida sperm-binding protein 3-like — translated: MGPESGLILALLCWAAGKVASYPPWDFSWGDPTSRGARADPNTWSWVEDPQSQAISSQQPVMVQCQEAQMVVTVHRDLFGTGRLVNVADLTLGPAACKHSSLNPAHNTVTFTAGLHECGSIVQITPDSLIYRTLLNYDPSPASNPVIIRSNPAVIPIECHYPRRENVSSNAIRPTWAPFSSTLSAEERLVFSLRLMNEDWSAERPFTGFQLGDVLNIQAEVGTESHVPLRLFVDSCVAALSPSTDSSPHYTIIDFNGCLVDGRLDDTSSAFITPRPREDMLRFRIDVFRFAGDARNLIYITCHLKVTPVDQAPDPLNKACSFNKARNIWAPVEGTRDICSCCETGNCESPALSRRLNHLERWPGRRFRRHDANGKEAEADVVIGPVFLSRDLAAIGEQQEGGQGGETAVLGMGTGLICMAAGMGLAGVVLAVSMGRRRCARASA